A DNA window from Desulfobacterales bacterium contains the following coding sequences:
- the aspS gene encoding aspartate--tRNA ligase, with translation MRRTHHCWELNASDVDKEVVLMGWVHRRRDHGGVIFVDLRDREGITQVVFNPKVDKEIHAKAHAIRNEYVLAVRGKVENRPDDMINPKLKTGEIEVAVTEFRLLNKAKTPPFLIEDEIDASETIRLKHRHLDLRRPAMQKNLILRHQTTAAVREYLNKNGFFDLETPFLTRSTPEGARDYLVPSRVNPGQFYALPQSPQIFKQLFMISGYDRYYQIVRCFRDEDLRADRQPEFTQIDIEMSFVGENDIMKLTEGLMVQLFKRVLGIKIRRPFAQLTYEEAVGRYGLDKPDTRFDLELKEISDIVAGSNFKVFADAVKKGGIVKALNAKGCIHFSRKEIDDLTDFVSVYRAKGMAWIKVKEDEWQSPITKFFTDAEKNALAERINMAPGDLVFFVADQPKIVNEALGHLRNHLGKTQGLINENEYHFLWVTRFPMFEYDETEKRLQALHHPFTSPLEEDIARLAKEPLAVNSRAYDLVLNGFEIGGGSIRIHQRSVQEKVFKALNMDRQTYEGKFGFLLDALDSGAPPHGGIAIGFDRLVMLMCAQSSIRDVIAFPKTQKAACLMTEAPSETSKAQLDELYLKLKPITK, from the coding sequence ATGCGCAGAACGCATCATTGCTGGGAGCTAAACGCCAGCGATGTTGACAAGGAAGTGGTTTTGATGGGCTGGGTCCATCGTCGGCGGGATCACGGGGGTGTGATCTTTGTGGATTTGCGGGATCGGGAAGGTATCACCCAGGTGGTGTTTAACCCAAAGGTGGACAAAGAAATCCATGCCAAAGCTCATGCCATCCGCAATGAATACGTGCTGGCGGTGCGGGGCAAAGTGGAAAATCGGCCGGACGACATGATTAATCCTAAATTGAAGACCGGCGAGATTGAGGTGGCCGTCACGGAATTCAGGCTTTTGAATAAGGCCAAAACCCCGCCGTTTCTGATTGAAGATGAGATTGATGCTTCTGAAACCATTCGGCTCAAACATCGTCACCTCGATCTGCGGCGTCCTGCAATGCAAAAGAACCTGATTCTGCGGCACCAAACCACGGCTGCGGTCAGAGAATATCTTAATAAAAACGGTTTCTTCGATCTGGAAACGCCCTTTCTAACCCGCAGCACCCCTGAAGGCGCCAGGGACTATCTGGTCCCCAGCCGGGTAAACCCAGGTCAGTTTTATGCCCTGCCGCAATCGCCGCAGATCTTTAAACAGCTTTTCATGATTTCCGGTTATGATCGTTATTACCAAATCGTGCGTTGCTTCCGGGATGAGGACCTGCGCGCTGATCGACAGCCTGAATTTACCCAGATTGATATTGAAATGTCGTTTGTGGGTGAAAACGACATCATGAAACTCACAGAAGGCCTGATGGTCCAACTGTTCAAACGGGTTCTGGGCATAAAAATTAGGCGCCCGTTTGCACAACTAACTTATGAGGAGGCTGTCGGCCGCTACGGGCTGGACAAGCCCGATACCCGTTTTGACCTTGAGCTTAAAGAAATTTCCGATATCGTTGCCGGCTCCAACTTTAAAGTGTTTGCCGACGCGGTAAAAAAGGGCGGCATCGTCAAAGCTTTGAATGCCAAAGGCTGCATACATTTTTCGCGCAAAGAAATTGACGATTTGACGGATTTTGTCAGTGTTTACCGGGCCAAAGGCATGGCCTGGATTAAGGTTAAAGAAGATGAATGGCAATCTCCGATCACCAAATTTTTTACGGATGCCGAAAAGAATGCCTTGGCTGAACGCATTAACATGGCGCCTGGAGATCTGGTCTTTTTTGTTGCCGACCAGCCCAAGATCGTCAACGAAGCCCTGGGTCATCTCAGAAATCACCTGGGCAAAACCCAGGGGCTGATCAACGAAAACGAGTACCATTTCTTATGGGTAACCCGTTTCCCGATGTTTGAATATGATGAAACCGAAAAACGGCTGCAGGCCCTGCATCATCCATTTACGTCGCCCCTGGAAGAGGATATTGCCCGTCTGGCGAAAGAACCTTTAGCCGTAAACAGCCGGGCCTACGATCTGGTGCTAAACGGTTTTGAAATCGGCGGCGGCAGCATCCGGATCCATCAGCGCAGCGTTCAGGAAAAGGTTTTTAAAGCGCTGAATATGGATCGCCAGACCTATGAAGGCAAGTTCGGCTTTTTATTGGATGCGCTGGATTCCGGTGCACCGCCACACGGCGGCATTGCCATTGGTTTTGACCGGTTGGTAATGCTGATGTGCGCTCAATCATCCATCCGGGATGTGATCGCATTTCCCAAAACCCAGAAGGCGGCTTGCCTGATGACCGAGGCACCTTCGGAGACCAGCAAAGCACAACTGGATGAACTGTACCTCAAGCTGAAACCGATAACGAAATAA